From the Endozoicomonas sp. Mp262 genome, the window CACAACGTTGAATCCCCCTGACCACTTTAATCTCGGGGTTGACCCTTAATCCCCACTCTCCCAGCCGGGATAAAATATCACCATGTTTTGCCGGTAACTCACCTCCCTCGGCAATGCCTGTACCATAGCAGTACATGGTCAAGGGTCGCCTGGCGGTAATTTTTGAGTCCAGTTGCCTGAGACTTCCTGCGGCAGCATTGCGGGGATTGGCAAATACTTTCTCACCCCGATCCCTGGCTCTTTGGTTCAGCTTCTCAAACCCACCCTTGGGCATATAAACTTCACCGCGAACCTCAAGCCTTTCAGGCCAGCCCGCACCACTTAACTTCAGTGGAATGGCAGCAATGGTACGAATATTCCGGGTGATATCCTCGCCAGTGGAACCATCACCGCGGGTGGCTCCCCGAACCAGAATCCCATCCTCATAAAGCAGGCTAACGGCAATACCATCCAGCTTCGGTTCGCAAATATATTCAATGGCTTCATGGGTTTCCAGCCGCTCACTGACCCTGCGATTAAAGTCTTTCAGATCTTCAGAATCAAAGGCATTATCCAGGGACAGCATGGGCATTTCATGACGAACCTGACCAAAGGACTTCAGTGGCGCACCACCCACCCGCTGGCTTGGAGAGTCTATTGTCACCCATTCCGGGTGATCTGCCTCAAGGGTTTTCAGGCGCTGCATTAAGCGATCGTATTCACCATCGGGAATTTCCGGATCATCAAGGACATAGTAGCGGTGATTATGATAATGAATTTGATCCCGCAGCTGGAGAACTTCCTGCTCTGCCGGGACAGTAGCTGTAACTTTTGACATAGATAATATGAGGATAGGGTTATTTTCCACTGGTCGATAAAATGTCAGGCCCTATGAACAGAAACTGCCGCTTGCCTGAATAGAAAAAAGGGCAGCGATTGCCACCCTTATATAGCAGTCTCATTCCAGTGGCATGGAAAGGTTAGCCTGGTACTTTGTGAGTAAGCTGTTTACGCTCGTAATCAATAATACGCTGACGGCAGTGCTCGATGGTTTGTAGTGTCATAACACTATGCTGTTCATCCTTTAGCTCCCCTCCCACATCAAGCGCCAGCTTCCTGGCCGTTTCTACCATTTTGGTAAATGCCCTGATAGGGTCTTCCGGTCCCGGTAACCCCATAAAAAAGCTGACCGCAGGCGTTGAGGTTTGCTCAAGCTCTTCCAGGTTAAAGTTACCGGGCTTTACCCCGTTAGCCATACTGAACAGGATTTTGCCTGTACCGTTACTATTGGTGTAGCGGTGAAAAATAGACATATCACCAAAACGCATGCCCGCAGCCATGACAGAATTCATCAGCTGCTGGCCATCAAAACTTTCCTGCCCCTTCACCATGACATTGATAACAATCACTTCAGCCGCTGGCCCCCGGTCACTAAGCTTTTCTGCATGCTCAGCCTTTACTTCCGGTTTCTGCCCCTTTCGTCTGGACAGCTGATCCGAAGACTTAAGCCTTGCTCGAGTCCCTTGCTCAACCTTATCACCAGTACTACGACTTTTTCGGGAGACAAAGCTCTTTTCAGCCTTAACTCTTCTTACTACTGCCGAGTCGTCTGTTCCCGAATCTTCAATATTGGTCAGGATAGGCACAGCATCCTCCTCTTTTACCTGCCCAGAAGAACTGTTCTGCTCTTCGACCGCAGGCTGCTGGAAAGACTCTGACCGTTTCGACCGTTCCATCTCAACCTCACCAGAATTCTCCGGTTCCTGGCCAAGGGTGTTATTATCCTCACCAAAGCCCATACCGGATAACTCAGGCTCAACCCGTTTCGATAGATGACGCTCCTGGTTAGAATAATCCCTCAAATGACCTTTTGGCTTCCTGGCACCTCCATTGGGAAGCTCACTGCTAAAGTCATCAGTGTCTCCTTTTACCTCTTCCAGGCCAAAGCTTAATTCACTCGCCCTCTTCCTGGCCAGGCGCAAGCGACGATACCCATCAATAATAACAACAGCTATCACGAGTATCCCGATAAGAACGAGCCATTCACGCAAACTCATGTCCATGGTGTCTTATATACCCTCAATGCAGCTCCTTCGCTGCGCTTTTATGCTATCTGGCTTCAAATTATTTTATCTGCTCAAAACCCATAGATAACATTCTAACCTCACAAATAACAATTACAAAATTCAGTATTAATCCAAACATTTATAATTCTGCCAGGGCTGCCGCCTGTTCAATATCAACAGATACCGGACGGGAAACGCCAGGCTCATGCATAGTCACACCTACCAGCTGATTGGCAGCCTGCATGGCTATTTTATTATGGGTAATATAAACAAACTGCACACGCTCGCTCATTTCCTTAACCATCTTGGCATAACGGCCCACGTTGGCATCATCCAGAGGAGCATCCACCTCATCGAGCATACAGAACGGCGATGGGTTAAGCTGAAAAATTGCAAAAACCAGGGCTATCGCGGTCAGCGCCTTCTCACCACCGGAGAGCAAATGAATGGTACTGTTTTTCTTGCCGGGAGGTTGCGCCATAATGGCCACCCCAGTATCCAGCAAGTCCTCCCCTGTTAGCTGAAGATAAGCCTGCCCTCCGCCAAACACCTTTGGAAAGAGTTCCTGCAATCCCGTATTAACCTTATCAAAGGTCACCTTAAACCGCTGCCGGGTTTCCCTATCAATTTTTCTGATGGCATTTTCCAGCGTGTTAAGTGCTGACTCCAGGTCTTCATTTTGCGCATCCAGATAGCGCTTTCTCTCAGACTGGCTGTCATATTCATCAATGGCAGCAAGGTTAATGGCCCCCAGACGCTCAATTCGTGCATGAAGCTTTTCCAGTTCCTGCTCCCAGACAGAGTCATTGGCTCCTTCCGGTAAATTTTCGAGAACAGTTTCCAGGTCAAACTGTTCTTCACGAAGCTGCTCGGCCAAAGAGGTTCTTCGTACCTCCATAGCCTGCCAATCCATTCTCAGTTTTTCCAGCTGCCCACGAAAACGTTCTGCCTTTTGTTCAGCACTGTGTCGTATTTTTTCGTTCTCACGAATACGCTGTTCTACTTCCTCCAGCACCATCCGGGCTTGCTGCATGGCCTCTTCTTCCTCCAGCCTTCGCGCCAATAATTCCTCAAGCTGTTCCTGCAAATCTGACTCAGGGGAATTGGCCTGGGCCAATGACTCATTCAGAAACTCTCGCCGTTCACGCAGTTTATTGGTCTGCTGGCTAAGCCTTTCAATGGCAGCGCGGGCAGAACTTATCTGGGCAGTAATGGTTTGCTGTCTTAATGCCAGCTGATGGGTACGGTCTTTATCGGTGCGGGCCTGCTGCCTGACTTCTTCCAGATGATTACGGCAAATCTCCTTTTTCTCCAGCAGTTCTTCTTTCAGGTCGATATCCTGTTCCATTATGTCCAGGGCCTCCTGAAGACGTAACCGGGACTCCCCTATTGCTTCCTGTTCGTTCTGGTGCTGCTCCTGACACTCTTTTAACTCTTGTTGCAAACGCCCACGCCGTTCAGAGAACTGTTCCAGCTTGACTTTTTTCGCCCCCAGCTCGGCCCGGACTTTACCTTGCTCACTGTTTAACTCACTAAGCTGGCGCTGCTGGCTATCTCTTTGTGTCTCATGTTCTTCCAGCTGCGCGGTAATATCATCCTGCTGGTTCTTGAGCTGTTCAACCGTATTTTCCAGCTCTTCCAGTTTCAGGCTTAGCTGTTCCAGCTCCTGTTCCCGCTCCAAGACACCCGCCTGGCTATCAATGGAGCGACTGACCCGTATCCAGCTGGATGACAACCAGATCCCGTCACGGGTCACAATAGACTCCCCCGGTTGCAGCTGCTTCCTCCGGGCAAGCGCCTGTTCCAGACTATCTGCAGCATAGATGCCATGGAGAAGATCAGGATTATCCAATCCTTCAGAAATTTTGCTGATAAGCGGGAGTAAACCACTCACCTGACCTGCGAAAGGTGTTCCACTTGCCCCCTGCTCCAGCAGCACTAGAGCACCTTGCTCAAGATTACCCAATAATCCGGCCAGCGGTTCCAGCTTCTCCACACAAACGGCCTGTAGAGCATCACCCAACACAGTTTCAACGGCTTTTTCCCAACCTGTATCCACCCTCAAGCTTTCGAGCAAACGGGGATTACTCTGGAGCTGGCATTCCTCCAGCCAGTTCACTGTTCCAAAGTCTTGTCCAGCTGCGGCCTGCTTCAAAGCCTCCAGTGAAGCCTGGCGCCCCCTTGCTGTGTTCAGTTCCGTTTTATGCCTATCCAGCTGCTTAACCAGCTGCTGCAAAGCCTCACGTTTGGATTCGATTTCGGCGGTTGTTGCTTCCAGGCGAATTTCCACTGTTTCACGGCTGAGTTCCAGTTCTGTCAGACGTTCGGCCAGGGTTTCCATTTCCTCCTGGTCTTCCCCCCCGCCTAAAGCATTGAGTTCTTCGGCCAATCGGGTTTCCCGTTCCAGCAGCCGGCCAAGCACTTGTTCGGCATGCTGGATTCTCGATTGCTCCACCTCGGCAATGCGCCTGGGTTCGTGAGAGCGCTGATTAAAGTGATCCCAGTCCTGCTGCCAGTTCTGCATGGCCTCTTCAGCGGCAGCCAGACGATCACCGGAGGTGTCTTCCTGCTCCTGAAGCATTTCCAGCTCCGGCTCCAGCTCTACCTGCTCAGCCTGTAGAGATTCCAGCTGCTGCCGGTCATCTGCCAGCTGTTCCCGGGCTTCCTGCCAGCCTTGCTCCACCTGGGCCAGATCACTGGTCAACTCTTGTGCCCGCTGCTCTTGATGGCGCAAGGTTTGTTCAATTCGGGTCACCTCATTACCGGTACCATAATACCGGGATTGGGTTTCATGGAAGGTATCACTTAACTCCATTTGAGCGGTACGATCCTGCTCCATATCCGCATCTGTCGCCCTCTGCTGACTGACTGCCGCTTCCAGCTGCACCTCCAGCTCCCGGATGGTTTGCTCCTGGGCCAGCGCTCCCTGATTCAGGGCCTGCCAGCGCAATGCAGACAGTTGGGCCTTTTTCAGGCGTTCTTCCGCTTTATACTCTTTGTACTTTTCAGCGGCCTGAGCCTGACGCTGCAAGTGTCCCAGCTGCCTGCCCAGTTCATCGCGAAGGTCAGTCAAACGTTCCAGGTTTTCATTGGTTCTGCGAATACGGTTTTCCGTTTCACGGCGTCTTTCCTTGTATTTGGAAATACCTGCCGCTTCTTCAATAAAAACCCGTAATTCTTCAGGCTTGGATTCAATCAGGTTGGAAACGATGCCCTGGCTGATGATAGCGTAGCTTCTGGGACCCAGTCCGGTACCCAGAAAGATATCCATAATATCCCGACGGCGGCATTTACTGCCGTTGAGATAGTAGAAATTTTTCGATTCAGAGGTAAGCTTGCGCTTAACGGATATTTCATTATAGGCAGCGTATTCTCCGGTGACCTTGCCTTCGGTGTTATCGAACACCAGCTCTACAGAGGCCTGGCCGGCAGGCTTACGGCTGTTTGAGCCCTTAAAAATAACATCCGTCATGGACTCACCACGCAGATGTTTAGCCGATGACTCCCCCATTACCCAGCGCACCGCATCAATAATGTTGGACTTGCCACAGCCATTAGGGCCTACCACACCACACATATTGGAGGGAAAATGGACTGTCGTAGGATCGACAAATGATTTAAAACCAGCCAGTTTTATGGATTTTAGACGCATTGTTTCCTTAAGCTCATCGCCTTGCCGGTGAACGAATGATCGTGCCAACCGCTATAAATACCAGAAATCTATATGAAAAGTGACTTCCATATTGAAAACATCCCCCAGACAGATTCCCAGGAGGCTGACCAAGAATAGCGCCCATAGCGAGGGTGGCAGAAAGCCACATGTAAAAATTCACTTTTCCCTGCTAATCAACAGTTCTAATAAAAGCGAATTTTCAACTCAATTAACCACCACAATAGGGCAAGCCTTTCTCAGCCAGTCTCTTATCTTTCCGCTGCTTGACTAGCCAGCTGTCCTGCGATAAAACATCAACAGCCCCTATGCCGTGCCATAAGGTATTCACCCAATCCTTAAGAGTTTACACAGGATTAAAGGTAATAGAAAAGTAGCCTTTTCCGAAATAAAAACCGGCCATGTGCTTTCGGTATGAATCAGACCTGAAAAATAGGGAAAAATTCCACAGTAAAATCTTTAAACAGCTACACCATAAAAAACAAATTAATTCATTTTTCCCCATCCCCCCAAAACAAATAAAGAAACAGCGTTCTGTAAGACCTGCAAAAAAACAGTTCCGCAAAAGTCATGGGGGGGGATTACAGAAGAGAAGAAATACAAGAAAAAGAGCTGAAGACTAACACCTTTGTACAAATTCCATAACAACATGGGTAAGAGAATGGATAAAGCTCTTTATACCAATGTCTATGATTAAAACTTTAGGTGTATTCCATACAAATTAACGGTATTAAGGCATAGCTTTTGCCACTTTACCCGTAAATAAAATAAGGTGCTCACAATGACTACAGGCATAAACCCGGGTATCGCCACATTACCATCAATGAGCTATGCTGACGCTTTAAAGCAGCTGGAAAGCTTGGGAAGCAGACGAATAGTCGTTGTGGATCCTGATAATCTAATGCCTACAGGGGATTTTCTTAAAGAAGCGTACCAAAGCGTCTGTGATCACACCCATGACCTCTACCAGTGGGCAATTTCATCACTCCCTTATGTATCCGGTATGCTTACATCTGCCGGAAAAATAGCAGAAAGCACTATTCAGACTGCTCAGGACACCCTGGAGCTTGCAGGAAACACAGCCCAGGAGACACTGACATCTGCTGGAAACATGATCAGTGGTCTATATCCGGTGGTCGGTAACATCGTCAAGGGAGCCGCCCCTTATATAGGCGCTCTCACA encodes:
- the smc gene encoding chromosome segregation protein SMC, with amino-acid sequence MRLKSIKLAGFKSFVDPTTVHFPSNMCGVVGPNGCGKSNIIDAVRWVMGESSAKHLRGESMTDVIFKGSNSRKPAGQASVELVFDNTEGKVTGEYAAYNEISVKRKLTSESKNFYYLNGSKCRRRDIMDIFLGTGLGPRSYAIISQGIVSNLIESKPEELRVFIEEAAGISKYKERRRETENRIRRTNENLERLTDLRDELGRQLGHLQRQAQAAEKYKEYKAEERLKKAQLSALRWQALNQGALAQEQTIRELEVQLEAAVSQQRATDADMEQDRTAQMELSDTFHETQSRYYGTGNEVTRIEQTLRHQEQRAQELTSDLAQVEQGWQEAREQLADDRQQLESLQAEQVELEPELEMLQEQEDTSGDRLAAAEEAMQNWQQDWDHFNQRSHEPRRIAEVEQSRIQHAEQVLGRLLERETRLAEELNALGGGEDQEEMETLAERLTELELSRETVEIRLEATTAEIESKREALQQLVKQLDRHKTELNTARGRQASLEALKQAAAGQDFGTVNWLEECQLQSNPRLLESLRVDTGWEKAVETVLGDALQAVCVEKLEPLAGLLGNLEQGALVLLEQGASGTPFAGQVSGLLPLISKISEGLDNPDLLHGIYAADSLEQALARRKQLQPGESIVTRDGIWLSSSWIRVSRSIDSQAGVLEREQELEQLSLKLEELENTVEQLKNQQDDITAQLEEHETQRDSQQRQLSELNSEQGKVRAELGAKKVKLEQFSERRGRLQQELKECQEQHQNEQEAIGESRLRLQEALDIMEQDIDLKEELLEKKEICRNHLEEVRQQARTDKDRTHQLALRQQTITAQISSARAAIERLSQQTNKLRERREFLNESLAQANSPESDLQEQLEELLARRLEEEEAMQQARMVLEEVEQRIRENEKIRHSAEQKAERFRGQLEKLRMDWQAMEVRRTSLAEQLREEQFDLETVLENLPEGANDSVWEQELEKLHARIERLGAINLAAIDEYDSQSERKRYLDAQNEDLESALNTLENAIRKIDRETRQRFKVTFDKVNTGLQELFPKVFGGGQAYLQLTGEDLLDTGVAIMAQPPGKKNSTIHLLSGGEKALTAIALVFAIFQLNPSPFCMLDEVDAPLDDANVGRYAKMVKEMSERVQFVYITHNKIAMQAANQLVGVTMHEPGVSRPVSVDIEQAAALAEL
- the zipA gene encoding cell division protein ZipA, yielding MSLREWLVLIGILVIAVVIIDGYRRLRLARKRASELSFGLEEVKGDTDDFSSELPNGGARKPKGHLRDYSNQERHLSKRVEPELSGMGFGEDNNTLGQEPENSGEVEMERSKRSESFQQPAVEEQNSSSGQVKEEDAVPILTNIEDSGTDDSAVVRRVKAEKSFVSRKSRSTGDKVEQGTRARLKSSDQLSRRKGQKPEVKAEHAEKLSDRGPAAEVIVINVMVKGQESFDGQQLMNSVMAAGMRFGDMSIFHRYTNSNGTGKILFSMANGVKPGNFNLEELEQTSTPAVSFFMGLPGPEDPIRAFTKMVETARKLALDVGGELKDEQHSVMTLQTIEHCRQRIIDYERKQLTHKVPG